From a region of the Lactuca sativa cultivar Salinas chromosome 4, Lsat_Salinas_v11, whole genome shotgun sequence genome:
- the LOC111921918 gene encoding uncharacterized protein LOC111921918: MESDLLVCHPIGTSTKIEKIGNMNLLNSLTLFDVFVVPDFNVNLLYVHMVCKDSNCEVIFNEHSCKIQGLQSKEIIGNGRESGGLYYINSVPLEPILTSVFLINRTPTSILNGASPYELVYNNAFVFDKLRVFGSLCFATKLNNSDKFSKRANKCIFLGYSSDKNGYKVLSLNSNLVLFLGTDVKFYESVFPFKLKSSSSTDKSNATLKSSDLFSYDESLHSSTLLDNTSLDNLRSVHQSDGASAYQNLDETCPYNVSNQTSEAHVPSPGVTFPCFSTLTEESDSININPSEGQSTSFIRSGRDVHMPVSYSKAALDPNWIKAMNEEIYRARLVANGYNQREGIDNEEIFSPIAKIVTVRIVISLVVYNSWPLYQLDITNVFYMGTFLKVKSKDIIVVILVYIDDIIITGIAKLN; the protein is encoded by the exons atggaATCAGATCTTCTTGTTTGTCATCCTATTGGTACTTCAACTAAAATTGAAAAAATTGGTAACATGaacttattgaattccttaactTTGTTTGATGTTTTTGTTGTTCCTGACTTCAATGTTAACTTGTTATATGTCCACATGGTCTGCAAAGACAGTAATTGTGAGGTTATTTTTAATGAACATAGTTGTAAAATTCAGGGTTTACAATCAAAGGAGATCATCGGGAATGGTAGAGAATCTGGAGGTCTCTATTACATAAATAGTGTACCTTTAG AACCAATTTTAACTTCTGTTTTCTTGATTAATAGAACTCCTACTTCTATTTTAAATGGTGCTTCTCCTTATGAGCTTGTTTATAATAATGCGTTTGTTTTTGATAAACTTAGGGTTTTTGGTAGTTTATGCTTTGCCACTAAGTTGAATAATTCTGATAAATTTTCTAAAAGAGCAAATAAATGCATATTTCTTGGTTACTCTTCTGATAAAAATGGTTATAAAGTTCTTAGTCTTAATTCAAATCTTGTTTTGTTTCTAGGGAC GGATGTAAAATTCTATGAATCAGTTTTTCCCTTCAAGCTAAAGTCTTCATCTTCAACTGATAAATCTAATGCCACTTTAAAATCTAGTGACCTTTTTTCCTATGATGAGTCATTGCATTCTAGTACTCTTCTTGATAACACTAGTTTAGATAACTTAAGAAGTGTCCATCAGTCTGATGGTGCTAGTGCATACCAGAACCTGGATGAGACTTGTCCCTATAATGTCAGCAACCAGACTAGTGAGGCACATGTGCCTTCTCCTGGTGTGACGTTTCCATGTTTTTCTACTTTGACTGAGGAAAGTGATTCAATTAATATTAATCCTTCTGAGGGTCAGTCTACTAGCTTTATAAGGAGTGGACGTGATGTTCACATGCCAGTTAG TTATAGTAAGGCTGCTTTAGATCCAAATTGGATAAAAGCTATGAATGAAGAAAT ATATAGAGCCAGACTTGTGGCTAATGGTTATAACCAAAGGGAAGGTATTGACAATGAGGAGATTTTTTCTCCTATTGCCAAGATTGTTACTGTTCGCATTGTCATTTCTTTAGTTGTTTATAATTCTTGGCCTCTTTATCAACTtgatattacaaatgtttttTATATGGGTACCTTTCTGAAAGT gAAGTCTAAAGATATTATTGTTGTGATTCTTGTTTATATAGATGACATTATTATAACTGGAATTGCAAAATTGAATTGA